A single genomic interval of Microbacterium sp. LWO14-1.2 harbors:
- the nusB gene encoding transcription antitermination factor NusB: MSARTKARKRALDILFSSDVRGDDLAVTLAAEASRAASEPAREASWLYAREVVDGIIDHRDEIDEHITTHSRDWKLERMPAVDRALLRIGVWEILFNDEVPTAVAIDEAVELAKEFSTDDSGAFVHGVLARVARAA, from the coding sequence GTGAGCGCCCGCACGAAGGCGCGCAAGCGCGCACTCGACATCCTGTTCTCGTCCGACGTCCGCGGCGACGACCTGGCGGTCACCCTCGCCGCCGAGGCGTCGCGCGCTGCCAGCGAGCCCGCTCGCGAGGCCTCCTGGCTGTACGCCCGCGAGGTGGTCGACGGCATCATCGACCACCGCGACGAGATCGACGAACACATCACCACCCACAGCCGCGACTGGAAGTTGGAGCGGATGCCCGCGGTCGACCGGGCCCTGCTGCGGATCGGCGTCTGGGAGATCCTCTTCAACGACGAGGTGCCGACGGCCGTCGCGATCGACGAGGCGGTCGAGCTCGCCAAGGAGTTCTCGACCGACGATTCGGGCGCGTTCGTGCACGGCGTGCTCGCGCGGGTGGCCCGAGCGGCCTGA
- the efp gene encoding elongation factor P has translation MASTADIKNGVVLSIDGQLWSVIEFQHVKPGKGGAFVRTKLKNVVSGKVVDRTYNAGAKIEIENVDRRDFTYLYTDGDGYVFMDQTDFDQITVGAPTVGDAKNFLLENQQVTIALNNGNPLYIDLPASVILEITYTEPGLQGDRSSAGTKPATLETGYEIQVPLFVEAGTKVKVDTRTGDYLGREK, from the coding sequence ATGGCATCTACCGCAGACATCAAGAACGGCGTCGTCCTCAGCATCGATGGACAGCTCTGGAGCGTCATCGAGTTCCAGCACGTGAAGCCCGGCAAGGGCGGTGCGTTCGTGCGCACCAAGCTGAAGAACGTCGTCTCCGGCAAGGTCGTCGACCGCACCTACAACGCCGGCGCGAAGATCGAGATCGAGAACGTCGACCGCCGCGACTTCACCTACCTGTACACCGACGGCGACGGCTACGTCTTCATGGACCAGACCGACTTCGATCAGATCACGGTCGGCGCTCCGACGGTCGGCGACGCGAAGAACTTCCTGCTCGAGAACCAGCAGGTGACGATCGCGCTCAACAACGGCAACCCGCTGTACATCGACCTCCCCGCGTCGGTCATCCTCGAGATCACCTACACCGAGCCCGGTCTGCAGGGCGACCGCTCGTCGGCCGGCACGAAGCCCGCGACGCTCGAGACCGGCTACGAGATCCAGGTCCCGCTGTTCGTCGAGGCGGGCACGAAGGTCAAGGTCGACACCCGCACGGGCGACTACCTCGGCCGCGAGAAGTAA
- a CDS encoding aspartate carbamoyltransferase catalytic subunit has product MRHLLDTRTLDRATALRILDVAEDMSDTQSREIKKLPTLRGKTVVNLFFEDSTRTRISFEAAAKRLSADVINFAAKGSSVSKGESLKDTAQTLQAMGADAVVIRHHASGAPQTLATSGWISAGVVNAGDGTHEHPTQALLDAFTIRKRRFGSESRGRDLSGIRVVIVGDVLHSRVARSNVWLLTTLGAEVTLVSPPTLVPQNVSLWPVRVVYDLDQALADEPDAVMMLRIQLERMNAAYFPTEREYSRRWGLDARRVAALPDDSIVMHPGPMNRGLEISSEAADSPRSTVLEQVTNGVSIRMAVLYLLLAGERDDERGGDL; this is encoded by the coding sequence ATGAGGCATCTCCTCGACACCCGCACTCTCGATCGCGCGACCGCCCTTCGCATCCTCGACGTCGCCGAGGACATGTCCGACACGCAGTCGCGCGAGATCAAGAAGCTCCCGACCCTGCGCGGCAAGACCGTCGTGAACCTCTTCTTCGAGGACTCCACCCGCACCCGCATCTCCTTCGAGGCCGCCGCCAAGCGCCTCTCGGCCGATGTGATCAACTTCGCCGCGAAGGGGTCGAGCGTCTCCAAGGGCGAGAGCCTGAAGGACACGGCCCAGACGCTGCAGGCCATGGGCGCGGATGCCGTCGTCATCCGCCACCACGCCTCGGGCGCCCCGCAGACCCTCGCGACGAGCGGATGGATCTCGGCGGGAGTGGTGAACGCGGGAGACGGTACGCACGAGCACCCCACCCAGGCGCTGCTCGACGCCTTCACCATCCGCAAGCGCCGCTTCGGCTCGGAGAGCCGCGGGCGCGATCTCTCCGGCATCCGGGTGGTGATCGTCGGCGACGTCCTGCACTCGCGGGTGGCCCGATCCAACGTCTGGCTGCTCACCACGTTGGGTGCCGAGGTGACTCTCGTCTCGCCGCCGACGCTGGTTCCGCAGAACGTGTCGCTCTGGCCGGTGCGCGTGGTGTACGACCTCGACCAGGCGCTCGCCGACGAGCCGGATGCCGTCATGATGCTGCGAATCCAACTGGAGCGGATGAACGCCGCGTATTTCCCGACTGAGCGGGAGTATTCCCGTCGGTGGGGACTCGACGCACGGCGCGTGGCCGCTCTGCCGGACGATAGCATTGTCATGCATCCCGGACCCATGAACCGCGGGTTGGAGATCTCCTCCGAAGCCGCCGATTCGCCGCGCTCCACCGTGCTGGAGCAGGTCACGAACGGGGTGTCCATCCGGATGGCAGTGCTGTACCTGCTCCTTGCGGGCGAACGAGACGACGAACGAGGGGGAGACCTGTGA
- a CDS encoding Rieske 2Fe-2S domain-containing protein translates to MRITGLGHAGMFIETVGGNIICDPVLGPSFFGSWFPFPDNRGLDWERFGREADFLYISHRHRDHFDPKLLERYIRKDIEVLLPEYPIDDLEQDIRALGYTNITYAPAGEIIERGDLKIMITPLRAPSDGPIGDSSLSVDDGTGSVLNQNDSHPLDLESLLHFGKPDAYFTQVSGAIWWPMVYDLPLDAKQNFAKLKREAQNKRAMYYIEKVDAPHVFPMAGPPMFLRDDLFDFNGIGRNGESIFTDQKQFLAHMRELAPQYDGQLFVPGTVVTVDDGEVTTEQTLYSDAELAHIFDEKWDYLEEQRASRQQEIRDEVASRAEVLPAQEILEELKAWWEPLLKKSRTIRLGVGGNVRFKIGDLDMVVDFPRAKVREYAGEDCIYWYTIPADLVSTNIRDHEIDWSNSIFLSMQFQVGRSGKFNEFLTTFLKCLSVDRIEYVENWYQEQTDQTEDAEIGDWVVQRRCPHLRADLTKTGKVDDDGILTCSMHDWKWDLKTGRCLSTTGHPIRSKKIDEVTDAVLREAS, encoded by the coding sequence ATGCGGATCACGGGACTCGGCCACGCCGGGATGTTCATCGAGACAGTCGGCGGGAACATCATCTGCGACCCCGTCCTCGGGCCCTCTTTCTTCGGCTCGTGGTTCCCGTTCCCCGACAACCGCGGTCTCGACTGGGAGCGCTTCGGCCGCGAGGCCGACTTCCTCTACATCTCGCACCGGCACCGCGACCACTTCGATCCGAAGCTGCTGGAGCGCTACATCCGCAAGGACATCGAGGTGCTTCTCCCGGAGTACCCGATCGACGACCTCGAGCAGGACATCCGTGCGCTCGGGTACACGAACATCACGTACGCGCCGGCGGGCGAGATCATCGAGCGGGGCGACCTGAAGATCATGATCACGCCTCTCCGCGCGCCCAGCGACGGGCCGATCGGCGACTCCTCGCTGAGCGTCGACGACGGCACGGGCTCAGTGCTCAACCAGAACGACTCGCACCCGCTCGACCTCGAGAGCCTGTTGCACTTCGGCAAGCCGGATGCGTATTTCACGCAGGTCTCCGGAGCGATCTGGTGGCCCATGGTCTACGACCTGCCGCTGGACGCGAAGCAGAACTTCGCGAAGCTCAAGCGCGAGGCGCAGAACAAGCGCGCGATGTACTACATCGAGAAGGTCGATGCGCCCCACGTGTTCCCCATGGCGGGGCCGCCCATGTTCCTGCGCGACGACCTGTTCGACTTCAACGGGATCGGGCGCAACGGGGAGTCGATCTTCACGGACCAGAAGCAGTTCCTCGCGCACATGCGCGAGCTCGCGCCCCAGTACGACGGCCAGCTGTTCGTCCCCGGCACAGTCGTCACCGTCGACGACGGCGAGGTCACGACCGAGCAGACGCTCTACTCGGACGCCGAGCTCGCGCACATCTTCGACGAGAAGTGGGACTACCTCGAGGAGCAGCGCGCCAGCCGCCAGCAGGAGATCCGTGACGAAGTGGCGTCGCGTGCCGAGGTGCTGCCCGCCCAGGAGATCTTGGAGGAGCTCAAGGCCTGGTGGGAGCCGCTGCTGAAGAAGTCCCGCACCATCCGCCTCGGTGTGGGCGGCAACGTGCGCTTCAAGATCGGCGACCTCGACATGGTCGTGGACTTCCCGCGCGCGAAGGTGCGCGAGTACGCCGGCGAGGACTGCATCTACTGGTACACGATCCCCGCCGACCTCGTCTCCACCAACATCCGCGACCACGAGATCGACTGGTCGAACTCGATCTTCCTGTCGATGCAGTTCCAGGTCGGTCGCAGCGGCAAGTTCAACGAGTTCCTCACCACGTTCCTCAAGTGCCTCTCGGTCGACCGCATCGAGTACGTCGAGAACTGGTACCAGGAGCAGACCGACCAGACCGAGGATGCTGAGATCGGCGACTGGGTCGTGCAGCGGCGATGCCCGCACCTTCGCGCCGACCTCACCAAGACGGGGAAGGTCGACGACGACGGCATCCTGACGTGCAGCATGCACGACTGGAAGTGGGACCTCAAGACCGGTCGATGCCTCTCGACCACGGGTCATCCGATCCGCTCGAAGAAGATCGACGAGGTCACCGACGCCGTGCTCCGCGAAGCCAGCTGA
- the aroB gene encoding 3-dehydroquinate synthase: MSTTTISVTGETPYDIAIGRGILDRVSGALDPGVRKVLVVHPPTLAARAAELRDRLLADTANGQREVLLAEVPDAEQGKRIEVAAFCWQVMGQADFTRTDAVIGYGGGAVTDLAGFVAATWLRGVQVVQVPTTVLGLVDAAVGGKTGINTAEGKNLVGAFWAPRAVIGDLDELGSLSPNEATAGYAEVVKAGFIWAPEILDIIEADPQRAVDTTTDEFRRAVELAIGMKAEVVSDDFREAGQREILNYGHTLGHAIEHAERYRWRHGAAISVGMLYAAELSRLAGRLPDAAAERHRSVLESLGLPTSYRAGAWPQLLATMQRDKKSRGGMLRFILLDDIAKPTVLQAPDESLLFAAYQEVGA, translated from the coding sequence ATGAGCACCACGACCATCAGCGTGACGGGGGAGACCCCGTACGACATCGCGATCGGCCGCGGCATCCTCGACCGGGTGTCGGGGGCGCTGGATCCCGGAGTGCGCAAGGTGCTCGTCGTGCATCCGCCGACGCTGGCCGCCCGCGCCGCCGAGCTGCGTGACCGATTGCTCGCCGACACGGCGAACGGCCAGCGCGAAGTGCTCCTCGCCGAGGTGCCGGACGCGGAGCAGGGCAAGCGCATCGAGGTCGCGGCGTTCTGCTGGCAGGTGATGGGGCAGGCCGACTTCACACGGACGGATGCCGTGATCGGGTACGGCGGCGGCGCCGTGACCGACCTCGCCGGCTTCGTCGCCGCGACATGGCTGCGCGGCGTGCAGGTCGTGCAGGTCCCGACGACGGTGCTCGGGCTGGTCGATGCCGCCGTAGGCGGCAAGACCGGGATCAACACCGCCGAGGGCAAGAACCTCGTCGGCGCGTTCTGGGCACCGCGTGCGGTGATCGGAGACCTCGACGAACTCGGCAGCCTGAGCCCGAACGAGGCGACCGCGGGCTACGCGGAGGTCGTGAAGGCCGGGTTCATCTGGGCCCCGGAGATCCTCGACATCATCGAGGCCGACCCGCAGCGCGCCGTCGACACCACGACGGACGAGTTCCGCCGCGCGGTCGAGCTGGCCATCGGCATGAAGGCGGAGGTCGTCTCCGACGACTTCCGCGAGGCCGGTCAGAGGGAGATCCTGAACTACGGTCACACGCTCGGTCACGCGATCGAGCACGCGGAGCGCTACCGCTGGCGGCACGGCGCCGCCATCTCGGTCGGGATGCTGTACGCCGCCGAGCTCTCCCGCCTCGCGGGGCGCCTCCCCGACGCCGCGGCAGAGCGCCACCGGTCGGTCCTCGAATCCCTCGGTCTGCCCACCTCGTACCGCGCCGGCGCGTGGCCGCAGCTGCTCGCGACGATGCAGCGCGACAAGAAGAGCCGGGGCGGCATGCTGCGCTTCATCCTGCTCGACGACATCGCGAAGCCCACCGTGCTCCAGGCACCCGACGAGTCGCTGCTGTTCGCGGCGTACCAGGAGGTGGGGGCGTGA
- the pyrR gene encoding bifunctional pyr operon transcriptional regulator/uracil phosphoribosyltransferase PyrR yields the protein MGARTVLHDADITRALTRIAHEILESNRGSENLVLLGIPTRGVALAQRLARLIGEIAQTSVPVGALDVTLFRDDLAKHPTRSPHPTDIPAGGIDGRTVVLVDDVLFSGRSIRAALDALQSIGRPAVVRLAILVDRGHRELPIRPDFVGKNIPSSRQERVNVRLREYDDAEEVTIEA from the coding sequence ATGGGCGCACGAACCGTGCTGCACGACGCCGATATCACGCGGGCACTGACCCGCATCGCGCATGAGATCCTCGAGTCGAATCGTGGATCTGAGAACCTCGTCCTGCTGGGCATTCCGACCCGCGGAGTGGCTCTCGCCCAGCGCCTCGCCCGTCTGATCGGCGAGATCGCGCAGACGTCCGTCCCCGTCGGGGCGCTCGACGTCACTCTCTTCCGCGACGATCTCGCGAAGCATCCGACCAGGTCGCCGCATCCGACCGACATCCCTGCCGGCGGCATCGACGGACGCACCGTCGTGCTCGTCGACGACGTGCTGTTCTCCGGCCGCAGCATCAGGGCCGCCCTCGATGCTCTGCAGTCGATCGGGCGTCCCGCGGTCGTGCGCCTCGCGATCCTGGTCGACCGCGGCCACCGCGAGCTGCCGATCCGTCCCGATTTCGTCGGCAAGAACATCCCGTCCTCGCGGCAGGAACGAGTCAACGTGCGCCTGCGCGAGTACGACGACGCCGAGGAGGTGACGATCGAGGCATGA
- the aroQ gene encoding type II 3-dehydroquinate dehydratase, with protein MTRRILLVNGPNLNLLGTREPELYGTATLADVVALTTDAAASRGFELRAIQSNHEGVLIDAIHAAREDCAAIVINPGGLTHTSVSLRDALTGVALPFAEVHISDVYAREEFRHHSYLDDVAAVRVIGEGVSGYETAVRQLAALIP; from the coding sequence GTGACGCGGCGGATCCTCCTCGTCAACGGTCCGAACCTCAATCTTCTCGGAACCAGGGAACCGGAGCTCTACGGCACCGCGACGCTCGCCGACGTCGTCGCCCTCACGACCGACGCCGCGGCCTCGCGCGGGTTCGAGCTCCGCGCGATCCAGAGCAATCACGAGGGCGTCCTGATCGACGCGATCCACGCCGCGCGGGAGGACTGCGCGGCGATCGTCATCAACCCCGGTGGCCTCACGCACACCTCGGTGTCGCTGCGAGACGCCCTCACCGGGGTGGCTCTCCCGTTCGCCGAGGTGCACATCTCGGACGTCTACGCCCGCGAGGAGTTCCGCCACCACTCGTACCTCGATGACGTGGCGGCCGTGCGCGTGATCGGGGAGGGCGTCTCGGGCTACGAGACCGCCGTGCGACAGCTCGCCGCGCTCATCCCGTAG
- a CDS encoding DEAD/DEAH box helicase — translation MNDWRSLLPAKVRDGDTPLALGVELRLRDARGSWSARPQRAASPRDVAKREGEILLGVRPLVRSEATGAWIQGQASWDAVRRPGSQFPAIASRWFADLLNISRDSLLSGASGEWLILDHVESPLLWPHLRAADEHGVALVSTRKDVTVELAERAVVTGGLRRGDDGALHLRAQVSFDDVAVPAADTRAIGRTGVYAASVEGTRMRLRLGGVALAPSVLPLLGVAGSVVVPEGEESAFLRDAYPLLARTVALRGEGGFTPPSLPAPVAVLSVDHLRGDSIRFSLGWEYPGFGRFPLSSSADAVRDAVAERALLTAIETAWPTASGIPFDGGGTLHDVDAAEFATHVVPALEAIGVRTESTGRRKTYNELSGEPEITVTTVESTDADWFDLGVIVRIDGRSIPFEPLFSALSKGRKKLLLVDGSYFSLAHPALGRLRDLIDEAGELDEWETGPRINRHQLALWEDFEDLADEAIPAVTWRATADALRGAEGVPHVPAPASLTVGLRPYQQQGFEWLAFLWAHRLGGILADDMGLGKTLQMLALAQHARDAGEVRPFLVIAPTSVVGAWRSEARRFAPGLRVAVVEATSATRGGMRLDEIASTADLVVTSYAVARLDERDFSAVEWAALVLDEAQFVKNPATRLHRAVAGFPAEVTYAVTGTPLENSLSELWALLALTAPGLFASARAFRERYIQPIEQGKVPENAEGGQYRRRRLEQLRRRIRPLVLRRTKESVAPELPPKQEQVLEIELSPAHRAVYDVVLQRERQKVLGLLQDLDRNRFIVFRSLTLLRMLSLAPGLIDASDAGVGSRKLDVLLERVAELQAEGHRALVFSQFTSFLDMAAERLEKESVPFARLDGSTRRRQEVVDGFAAGEQPVFLISLKAGGFGITLTQADYVFLLDPWWNPAAEEQAIDRTHRIGQTEQVMVYRMIAAGTIEEKVLDLQRRKARLFTAVLDDDELFAQTLTADDIRGLFDAG, via the coding sequence ATGAACGACTGGCGGTCTCTGCTCCCGGCGAAGGTCCGTGACGGCGACACCCCGCTCGCGCTCGGTGTCGAGCTGCGTCTGCGCGACGCGCGCGGCTCGTGGTCGGCACGTCCGCAGCGAGCGGCGAGCCCGCGCGACGTCGCCAAGCGCGAGGGGGAGATCCTGCTCGGCGTGCGCCCGCTCGTACGCAGCGAGGCCACGGGGGCGTGGATCCAGGGACAGGCGTCGTGGGATGCCGTCCGACGCCCCGGCTCGCAGTTCCCGGCCATCGCCTCACGCTGGTTCGCGGATCTGCTGAACATCTCCCGCGACTCCCTGCTCTCCGGGGCGTCGGGGGAGTGGCTCATCCTCGATCATGTCGAGTCGCCGCTCCTCTGGCCCCATCTGCGGGCGGCGGACGAGCACGGCGTGGCGCTCGTCTCGACGCGGAAGGACGTCACAGTCGAGCTCGCCGAGCGCGCGGTCGTGACCGGCGGTCTGCGTCGCGGCGACGACGGCGCCCTCCACCTGCGAGCGCAGGTCTCTTTCGACGACGTCGCCGTCCCGGCCGCCGACACGAGGGCGATCGGGCGCACCGGCGTGTACGCGGCATCCGTCGAGGGGACCAGGATGCGACTGCGCCTCGGCGGCGTGGCGCTCGCGCCCTCGGTGCTGCCGCTGCTCGGAGTGGCCGGGTCCGTTGTCGTGCCGGAGGGGGAGGAGAGCGCCTTCCTCCGCGACGCCTACCCCCTTCTCGCCCGCACCGTGGCCCTTCGCGGTGAGGGCGGCTTCACGCCGCCCTCGCTGCCCGCTCCGGTCGCCGTGCTCTCGGTCGACCACCTCCGGGGCGACAGCATCCGCTTCTCCCTCGGCTGGGAATACCCCGGGTTCGGTCGCTTTCCGCTCTCGAGCTCCGCCGACGCGGTGCGGGACGCCGTGGCTGAGCGCGCGCTCCTGACGGCGATCGAGACGGCGTGGCCGACGGCCTCCGGGATCCCGTTCGACGGAGGCGGCACGCTGCACGACGTCGACGCGGCGGAGTTCGCGACCCATGTCGTTCCCGCGCTGGAGGCGATCGGCGTGCGCACGGAGTCCACGGGGCGCCGCAAGACCTACAACGAATTGAGCGGAGAGCCGGAGATCACCGTCACCACGGTCGAGTCGACGGATGCGGACTGGTTCGACCTCGGCGTGATCGTGCGCATCGACGGGCGCAGCATCCCATTCGAACCGCTGTTCTCCGCGCTGAGTAAGGGGCGGAAGAAGCTGCTGCTCGTCGACGGCAGCTATTTCTCGCTCGCGCATCCTGCGCTCGGTCGCCTGCGCGATCTCATCGACGAGGCGGGCGAGCTGGACGAGTGGGAGACGGGTCCGCGGATCAACCGGCACCAGCTCGCCCTCTGGGAGGACTTCGAGGATCTCGCCGATGAGGCTATCCCCGCGGTCACATGGCGGGCGACCGCCGACGCTCTCCGCGGCGCGGAGGGCGTGCCGCACGTGCCGGCTCCCGCGTCGCTGACCGTCGGGCTCCGCCCGTATCAGCAGCAGGGCTTCGAGTGGCTCGCATTCCTGTGGGCGCATCGCCTCGGCGGGATCCTCGCGGATGACATGGGCCTCGGCAAGACTCTGCAGATGCTCGCGCTCGCGCAGCACGCGCGGGATGCCGGGGAGGTGCGCCCGTTCCTCGTGATCGCGCCGACCTCGGTGGTCGGGGCCTGGCGCTCCGAGGCGAGGCGCTTCGCCCCGGGACTTCGGGTCGCCGTGGTCGAGGCGACGTCGGCGACGCGCGGTGGCATGCGACTCGACGAGATCGCGTCGACGGCGGATCTCGTCGTGACGTCGTACGCGGTGGCCCGGCTCGACGAGCGGGATTTCAGCGCCGTCGAGTGGGCCGCCCTGGTGCTCGACGAGGCCCAGTTCGTGAAGAATCCGGCCACGAGACTGCACCGCGCCGTCGCCGGATTCCCCGCCGAAGTGACGTACGCCGTCACGGGGACTCCTCTGGAGAACAGCCTGTCGGAGCTCTGGGCGCTGCTCGCGCTGACGGCTCCTGGACTGTTCGCGTCGGCCAGGGCGTTCCGCGAGCGGTACATCCAGCCGATCGAGCAGGGGAAGGTGCCGGAGAACGCCGAGGGAGGTCAGTACCGGCGTCGTCGACTGGAACAGCTGCGGCGTCGGATCCGCCCGCTCGTGCTGCGTCGCACCAAGGAGTCCGTCGCCCCCGAGCTGCCACCGAAGCAGGAGCAGGTGCTCGAGATCGAGCTGAGCCCTGCCCACCGGGCGGTCTACGACGTCGTGCTTCAGCGCGAGCGGCAGAAGGTTCTCGGTCTGCTGCAGGATCTCGATCGGAACCGCTTCATCGTCTTCCGTTCGCTCACCCTCCTGCGCATGCTGAGCCTCGCCCCCGGATTGATCGACGCGAGCGACGCGGGTGTCGGCTCGCGCAAGCTCGACGTGCTCCTCGAACGCGTCGCCGAGCTGCAGGCCGAAGGGCACCGCGCGCTGGTGTTCAGCCAGTTCACGTCCTTCCTCGACATGGCGGCGGAACGACTGGAGAAGGAGTCCGTGCCGTTCGCCCGGCTCGACGGGTCGACCAGGAGACGGCAGGAGGTCGTCGACGGTTTCGCCGCGGGGGAGCAGCCCGTGTTCCTCATCAGTCTCAAGGCCGGAGGATTCGGGATCACCCTCACGCAGGCCGACTACGTCTTCCTGCTCGACCCGTGGTGGAACCCGGCGGCCGAGGAGCAGGCGATAGACCGCACCCACCGCATCGGACAGACCGAGCAGGTGATGGTGTACCGGATGATCGCGGCGGGCACGATCGAGGAGAAGGTGCTCGACCTGCAGCGGCGCAAGGCGCGCCTCTTCACGGCGGTCCTCGACGACGACGAGCTGTTCGCGCAGACACTCACGGCCGACGACATCCGCGGTCTCTTCGACGCCGGGTGA
- a CDS encoding dihydroorotase, which yields MSETLVITGAQLLGAESADIIVEDGRIAEIGSGLQRAGARVIDASGLVALPGLVDLHTHLREPGYEASETILTGTRAAAAGGFTAVFAMPNTSPVADTAGVVEQELALGEAAGYATVQPIGAVTVGQKGERLAELGAMASSRAQVRVFSDDGFCVFDPLIMRRALEYVKSFDGVIAQHAQDPRLTEGAQMNEGVVSAELGLAGWPAVAEESIIARDVLLAEHVGSRLHVCHLSTAGSVDIIRWAKKRGIAVTAEVTPHHLLLTDELVRGYDARYKVNPPLRREEDVLAVREGLADGTIDIVATDHAPHPSEHKACEWQAAANGMVGLESALRVVHQSMVQTGLIGWSDVARVMSAAPARIGRLAGHGTALEVGAPAQITLYDASVAGVFTEADLHGRSANSPYLGRDLPGRVEYTIHGGTVTVEAGSVVEELRA from the coding sequence GTGAGCGAGACCCTCGTCATCACCGGCGCACAGCTTCTCGGCGCCGAGAGCGCCGACATCATCGTGGAGGACGGGCGGATCGCCGAGATCGGGTCAGGACTCCAGCGGGCGGGCGCCCGCGTCATCGACGCCTCCGGCCTGGTCGCCCTGCCCGGCCTGGTCGACCTGCACACGCACCTCCGGGAGCCGGGCTACGAGGCGTCGGAGACCATCCTCACGGGAACGCGCGCCGCGGCGGCCGGCGGCTTCACCGCCGTCTTCGCGATGCCGAACACCTCGCCGGTCGCCGACACCGCCGGGGTCGTCGAGCAGGAGCTCGCGCTCGGGGAGGCCGCCGGGTACGCCACCGTGCAGCCGATCGGCGCCGTCACCGTGGGGCAGAAGGGCGAGCGGCTGGCCGAGCTCGGTGCGATGGCCTCGTCGCGCGCTCAGGTGCGGGTGTTCAGCGACGACGGCTTCTGCGTGTTCGATCCGCTGATCATGCGGCGCGCCCTGGAGTACGTGAAGTCGTTCGACGGCGTCATCGCTCAGCATGCTCAGGACCCCCGTCTCACCGAGGGCGCCCAGATGAACGAGGGCGTCGTCTCCGCCGAGCTCGGGCTCGCCGGATGGCCGGCGGTCGCCGAGGAGTCGATCATCGCGCGCGACGTGCTCCTGGCCGAGCACGTCGGCTCGCGCCTGCACGTCTGCCACCTCTCGACGGCGGGCTCGGTCGACATCATCCGCTGGGCGAAGAAGCGGGGGATCGCGGTGACCGCCGAGGTGACGCCTCACCACCTGCTGCTCACCGACGAGCTCGTCCGCGGCTACGACGCCCGGTACAAGGTCAACCCGCCGCTCCGGCGCGAGGAGGACGTGCTCGCCGTGCGCGAGGGCCTCGCCGACGGCACGATCGACATCGTGGCCACCGACCACGCCCCGCACCCGAGCGAGCACAAGGCGTGCGAGTGGCAGGCCGCCGCGAACGGCATGGTCGGACTCGAGAGCGCACTGCGCGTCGTGCACCAGTCGATGGTGCAGACCGGACTGATCGGGTGGAGCGACGTCGCGCGCGTCATGAGCGCCGCTCCCGCCCGGATCGGTCGCCTCGCGGGTCACGGCACCGCGCTCGAGGTGGGAGCCCCCGCGCAGATCACGCTGTACGACGCATCGGTCGCCGGCGTGTTCACCGAAGCGGACCTGCACGGCCGCAGCGCGAACTCGCCGTACCTGGGCCGCGATCTGCCCGGACGCGTCGAGTACACGATCCACGGTGGCACGGTGACCGTCGAAGCGGGCTCGGTGGTCGAGGAGCTGCGCGCATGA